A segment of the Symmachiella macrocystis genome:
TCAACATTTGTTACACGCTGGGTTTGGATCTGCACGCTAAGGCCAAAGATCTGACCGAAGATGACATCACGCGGATCGCGCATCTGCTTGAAAAAGACTATTTGACCGAAGGTCAGTTGCGACGCAAGGTGCAGCAGGATATCGCCCGTTTGCGGGATATCGGTTGTTATCGCGGCTTGCGGCATCGTCGCGGTTTGCCGGCACGGGGCCAGCGGACCAAGACCAATGCCCGGACGCGCAAAGGTGTCCGCAAAACGGTCGCCGGCAAAAAGGGTGTCAAAGACAGATAACCGGTATGCTGTCGGCGTTTGCGCCGTCCTGCAATTTTTTACATATAGCGCCCCCATACACACATTTACGGAAAACATTCCGAAGGAGAGTCCGCAGTGGCCAAGTCGAAACGACGCAAGGTGCGACGCAACGTCACGCGCGCTGTCGCACACATTAAGGCGACTTTCAATAACACCACGGTGACCGTGACCGACGTCAACGGCGACGTGCTTTGCTGGGCAACCGCAGGCACGAGCGGTTTCAAAGGGAGTCGGAAAAGCACCCCCTTTGCAGCGCAGCGGGCTGCGGAAACCTGTGCCGAGCGTGCCGCCAAGTTTGGCGTGAAGGAAATCGAAGTCCGCGTTAAAGGTCCCGGGTCAGGCCGAGAAAGTGCGATCACCGGTTTGCAGTCGTCCGGTTTGACGATCAAAGCCATTGAAGACGTGACCCCGTTGCCCCACAACGGCTGCCGTCCTCCCAAACGCCGCCGCGTTTGATGCGTTTGGGCGAGCGGAGTCCATCGCGCCCCTGTTCGTGATTTTTCAGCCATTGGGCCACGGTTGAAACGGCAGGCAGCGATATCACATTGAGAGTTTATGACCGAGGCGGAGTTTCGCCTTGTCATCAAGTTTGTTGGAGAGAACCAGATGCGAATTCGTTGGCGTGGTTTGGAGCTTCCGAGCAAGGTCTGTCCCGAATTGGACGTGGCCAGCCCGACTTACGGCAAGTTTGTCGCCGAACCGTTTGAGCGTGGTTTCGGTGTTACGATTGGCAACAGCCTGCGGCGGATTTTACTATCCAGCCTCGAAGGCGCTGCCTTGACAAAAGTCAAAATCCAAGGTGTGCAGCACGAGTTCACCACAATCCCCGGCGTTGTCGAGGATGTGACCGACGTGGTGTTGAACCTCAAGTCACTCGTCCTCAAGAATCACTCCGGGGACACAAAAACACTCCGCATCGAGCGTCATGAGCGCGGTGTGGTGACCGGTGCCGATATCATCACCGATGAAACGGTTGATGTCATCAGCAAGGATATGGTGATCGCCACCATGACCGATGACGTGCCGTTGGTGATGGAACTGACAGCACAAACCGGTCGTGGATACGTTTCGGCCAGCGAACAGTATGAGATGGAAACCGAAGTCGGTGTCATTCCGCTCGATGCTCTGTATTCGCCGGTTGTGCGGGTGCGTTACAAAATCGAAGATACACGCGTCGGTCAAAAGACCAACTACGACAAACTGATCTTGGAGATCTGGACCGATGGCACGGTCACACCGGAAATGGCGTTGGTCGAAGCGGCCAAGATTCTCCGCAAACACCTCAACCCGTTTGTGACTTATCGCGAACCGGGTCCCGAGTTGCCGCCGGACGCCAGTTTGAAACAAATGATGGAAGCCACCGGTTACGCTCCAGTCGATACAGAACTGGAAGAAAAGCTGAACCAGTCGTTGGCCGAATTGAACCTCTCGGTTCGTGCGACCAACTGTCTGGAATCCGAAGGAATCAATACCGTGCGGGATTTGGTGTCTCGCACGGAAGACCAATTGTTGCAAGTCCGCAATTTCGGCGAAACCACTTTGACCGAAGTTCGTGAACGGCTGGACGCCATCAACTTGCGATTGGGGATGCGTGTGCCGCAAGGCGCGCCCGGCATGCCCGCTGGTATGTAACACGGACTTTGTAATAAACACCGAAACGGTTTGGATTTCCACTGACGAGTCATCGCCGGTTTCGCGCAACTGTAATACTGATCGAAGACTGAAGAGAGTCCCATGCGTCACCGAATGAAAGGCCGCAAGCTCGGCCGCAATGCATCACACCGCCGCGCGATGTTTCGCAACATGGCCACCAGCCTGATCTGCTCTGTCCGCGTGGATGAAGATGATCCGCAGGCGCCCAAGGTTCCCGGACGGATTGTGACAACCGTGGCCAAGGCCAAGGAACTCCGCCCGTACGTCGAAAAACTGGTCACCATGGCTCGTAAGTCATTGGCCCATACCGAACGCGCTGCCGAGTTCAGCACCTCCGCCGATCGCAACACCGAAGAGTGGAAGAGTTGGCGGAATTCGGAAGAGTGGAACAAGTGGAATCAAGCGATTGCACCGGCCGTCAACTATCGTCGTCGTGCGTTCGCCCTGTTGCGCGATAAAACGGCCGTCGATGTTTTGTTCGCCGAATTGGCTGAACGGTTTGAAGATCGCCCCGGGGGATACACCCGTGTGATTCGATTGGCCGATGTTCGTCTCGGTGATGCCGGTGAACAGGCATTGATCGAATTCGTTGGCGAACGTGACCGCGTCACGAGCAAACAAGCTGCGGCCCCCATGGTCGTTGAAGATGACGAAACCGAGGCCGGCACGGAAGACAACGCCGACACGGAAGACAACGCCGACACGGAAAGCGAAACCGCAGTTGACGAATCGGCCGCCGGAAGCGAAACTTCCGAGACTGAGGCGGAAACAGCAGAGGTCGCTGGTGAGGAACCGGCGGACGATGACAAAAAGGCTGAAGCATAATCAACGCGACGCGCGGATCATCCTGCCGCGTCGCCCCCGCCCAGTTGAGAAAGGATTCTCAACAAATATGGCCAACCGCGGATTTGATTTTAGCTGGGCAATGGAACAACTCTGCCGCGACATCGTCGGCAGGCTCGATGAATTCTCGCATGTGCGGATGGACCAAGTAGCCGTCACCTTCGCACAAGCCCGCCGCCGCGTCCCTTATGGACTGCAGGCCAAACTGACCCCCATGCGCTTCGAAGGGGGATCGCTGACGACCTCCCGCTATGGCCGGGAATGGACGGTCCAACGGCTGTACGATCACAGCGGCGAAAATGAGTACCTCTACATACTCACGTTCTACCTGCCGCGGTTTTTAGATCATGACTTTCGTGAAAAGATGATCACGATCGTCCATGAATTGCACCACATCAGCCCCCATTTCGACGGAGACATCCGCCGACATTCCGGCCGGTACCACGTGCATTCGCACAGCCAAAAAGAATACGACGCAATGTGCGCCCGCTTGGTGGATCAATACTTAAAGCAAAAGCCGCCAGCCGCGCAGCATAAGTTCCTCAAAACCGACTTTCGCAAACTCGCCAAACAACACGGCGGAGTCGTCGGCATCCGCCTGCCCGTGCCCAAGCTGATTCCGTTGCGGGAATCGGCGTGAAGCGGGGATTTTCGGTACCGGAAATGCAACCGCGTTAAAATGCGCCGCCAACGATTGACTTTGGCGCTGCCGGCATCTCGCCTATTAGTCTTCGTGCAACATATTTGAAGACTTTCTCGTGTGCTGTTCCTGCGACGGCGCCCGGTCCGGCTTCTATGAAGCACCACTCACCTCGAACGTCGCGCACGAAATCTGCGGCAATCAATCGAGATCGAAAAGGACCAGCGATTGAAGCAGCCATTGCTTTTAATTGACGCAAATCTCGTGTTGTTGGTGGAAATCCGTTGGGCTCTGCGACGGCATCCAGATAGTGAAAACTCCACGCTACCGGTTCACCGTCAATAATCCATGTGCGGATTTCTTGTGGTACATCGCCGTACATCCAATGACCGGCAACGGCGATATCCAGCCATTGACGGGCAATGATCGGCTTGTCCCAGCCAAAACTCCGCCTGAGGAGTTGAGCTTCGTCTTTCAATTCCTTGAGGTCCGCCACCTTTGACTGCTGACCGCCGCGCTTCCACGATGACTTTGGCGTTCGTACAAAAAGTGGAAATGTCAGATCGTTGGGTATTTCATCATCAAGACCAATCACCCAGGTCGTTGGCATCGGGACTTGAATGTTATGTTGTTCAAGTTTTCCGAGCACATCGTCTAAGCCAATAAGCTCCCGGCGTTCTTCCGGGCGATCATGAATGTGGGGACGATCACCGACTTGTCAGTCAAGGTCTTCAACTCCGCACTCGTAGCCGAATAAGAAACCCATGTCATCCCGATGAGACTGTTGGATGTCCAGGGCATTGACTTCGATCAGCCAATCCAAGCGTTTGTCGCGCAAGCGTTTCGCGTCGGGCAGGTCGTCTTTGTCGTAAAATAACTTCATGGCGAGCTAACCTCGATTGAATATCATGCACGCGGCGTCGAAGAGTTTATCACTCTGTGCTGCGTGTGCTAAGCGACTCTACAATCCGACCGCCCTGCCCTTCCTCAGTCCTTAGCCATGGTATCAATCCGTTGAGAATGTCTGCTTGCGACGCATGTTTTGGCCTCTCGTAGAAAGCGATTTGGGCGGGTCGAAACTATTGATCATTGTTGCCAAAGGGGCGGGCGGTTTGACATACTTCATTGTAGCAAGCGGTTGGGTTCTTGTAGGTGCTCGGCTTGTCCCGAAATTGTTTTTTCAATCACAACCATTTTTTGCCAGTGCCAACAATTAAAATCAACAACAATGTCGATCCGCATCGTGAATTCCCCGATCCGGTGGGGCTGCCTGAAACCGTGGACCTTGCGCGTGCGACCCGCACGTCGCGTCTAGTGGGGGTTTCCACGATTGGCGTGGTCGTTCGGTTGATGATTATCGGCATTGAGTTGGCCGGGTTTTGGGTGTGGGGCTATTCGGTCTTGCTGGTCGATGCGGTCGCGTCGCTGGCGGACGTGGTGGCGAGTGTCGCCATTATCATTGCCATTAAAATTGCCGAGCGACCTCCCGATGAGGATCATCCCTTCGGTCACGGTCGCTTTGAACCGCTGGCTGGTATGCAAATGGGGATTCTCATTTGCATGTTGGGGGGCGGAGTGATCGGCCAGCAATTCTTTGCCGTCTTCACCGAAGCCCCCGCGGGCAACGTGAATGTCTGGGTGGCTGCAATTCCGTTAGCGGCTGCTGTGATCTTCGAATTGATTTGCCGCATGATTTTGCGGATCGGGCGACGCGAGCACAGTACCGCACTCATCTCCGAGGCGTACCATTATCGCGTCGACGGCATCACCAGTTTATTGGCCGCCGTGGGATTGCTGGTGGCCAGCGCGATTCCGCAGTTCAGCAATTTGGTCGACCATATCGGAGCCATGCTACTCGCGGCGATCATGCTGGGCTTGGGAGCGACCGCCGTTTGGCAAAACGTGCATCAACTGCTCGACCGCGTCCCTGACTCGGAATGGTTTCGACGCGTACGGACTTCGGCGGAGAAGGTCGAAGGGGTGTTGGACGTCGAAAAAGTGCGGATGCAATGTGCCGGTCCAGATGCCCATGTTGATATCGACATCGAAGTCGATCCGCGTCAAACCGTCAGTGAGGCGCATGTCATCACGCAACACGTCCGCGCCCAAATTCAAACCGACTGGCCCGCTGTCCGCGATGTGGTCGTCCACGTCGAACCCTATTTCGACGGCGACCACTAAACACGGCAGCCCGATGGAACCGGTTCTGCGGGAGGCGTGTGACTAAGATTAGTGCTTTGTCGGCGCATCGCCGGTGGAGATTTGTGCGTTCGGTTGCTGGGGTCCATAGATCCACAGCGGCACGCGTAGCTCCGGATATTCTGGATCGTCAGTGAAGATTCGCACCACCGTCACATGTTTGCCGGACGGGACTTGATCGCTGACTGCCAGTTTGACGGGAATCCGGCGGAAACCGTTTTCATCAGCGACAGCATCTTCGAGGCGCAATTGGACGAGGTCGGAGTCACAACTGACACCCTCAACCCGAAAGTGATCGGGACGCATGTCGGTTACGGTAATGGATTGCTCCTCAATTCGGCCGCCGTTGTGATATAAAACCATGCTGGCCGGTCGCACGGTCACGCCGCGGTCCGGGACGCGGAGTTGAAATGCCAAATCCGTGCTTTGTGATTCCTTGGAACGCGCGGGGCGGGTTTCGACGGTGACGGTGTACTCATGGTTACCCGGTTCTTGGTTGGCCATCAGCACACGCAGCAGGATCATGCCTTGTTCGCCGGGGGGAATCGGGAGCAGCAGTTCGTCTTTATCATTGGGGCGAAAACGCTGATCGCCGACGATCACTTCCGGTTTCAAACATCCACAACTGACGGAGATTTTGGTCATGATCACGGGTGTGTTCCCGCGATTCACGAAACCGTATCTTGCATTTTCCTCTGCCGTGGGATCGACCAGTCCTTTGTCGACCAGATATTGCGTAAATGCCAGCGATGCCGGGGAGGGATTGACCGCGAAGGGTCGCGCCAAAGGTGCGGAGGCATGGGCGGCGATTGAACAGACCAGCGGAATCAAAGCCGTGGCCAATGCCAGTTTCATTTTCGCGCGAGAATAGCGTACCGTCATGCGCAGCCTCCATGCCGCTGGATATTACAATGAGTCGAGAGAGGAAGGGCGGGCTTTTAGCACATTCGCTCAAGAGCAGCAAGGTGAGCCATGTGCAGTTGGGCTATCTCAAATGGCCAGTGGAGTTACTTGCTGGGATTGCCTTTTACGCCCGTCAGAACATACGGAGCAAGCGATCACTTATAACAAGAAACCAAGCCGACGAGAGTAGCGACGCACGCTCAGATTGCCTACGCTGCTTGAGCAGTATTTAGCAGGCAGAGCACCGGCGACGCGAACGCTCCTTCTTCCGGCCACTCACCACTCTGAATATATTCCTCCATGAAACAATTCTTCATCAAAAAATGGTTCCTGGTCGGGCTGGCGGTGACAATCACCAGCGGGATTCTGTACGGCTGGCAGCGTCCGCAGGGGATTGAGAGTCTCACCGAATTTGTGCATCCGCGATGGCTGACCGGGTTTGTGTTGTTTTTGATGTCGATCACACTCGACAGCCGACAGCTACGTGCCTCGTTTCGTGCGCCCGCGCCGGTGCTGTTGGCTGTGGGGCTGAACTACCTGGTTGTACCGACCGCCGCTTGGGCGCTGATGTCGATACAACTCTCCGAGGATTTTCGTTTTGGTCTGATGATCGCCGGGAGCGTACCCTGTACGATGGCGGCCGCTTCGGTCTGGACGCGCAAGGCCCGGGGAAACGACGCCGTGTCGTTGTTGGTCACCATGTCGACCAATGCCATCTGCTTTATCGTCACGCCACTGTGGCTCAACATGGCGATCCCTACCGGCGCCGCCCATTTGGATGCTTGGGAGATGGTCCGCCGGTTAGTCGAAACGGTGCTGATCCCCTGCTCTGTTGGACAGCTGCTTCGCCAACGGGGAGTCGTCGCAGACTTTGCGACCCGCGCAAAGACGGTGCTGGGTGTTGTTGCCCAGTCTTTTGTCTTGGTGCTCGTGCTGTTTGCGGCGCTGAAGTCAGGCCGGAATTTAGCCGTAACCAATGCTCACGTGAGTCTGTTGGCCGTGGCTGTGGTCTGGGCCAGCTGCGTTGGAATTCACACAACAGTGCTGTTTGCGGGCCGGTATTTCTCCGGGAAGCTGGGCATTACGGAGGCGGATGGTAAAGCGGTGGCGATTTCGGGCAGCCAAAAGACCTTGCCGATTGGAGTCTACATCGCGACCGACCCGGCAATGTTCGGGGCATTCCCGTTTGCCGTGTTTCCGATGCTGATGTATCACGCGTCGCAATTGTTTGTCGACACGGCAGTGGCCGACCGTTGGGCCGCGGAGGCCGACGTGACCGAATCTATAGTTGCCACGGAGAAGTGACCGCGAGGAGGGTTATTGTTTTGGCAATTCGACTGTGACTTCATCGTAACGCGGGTCGCGGAACGTTTCAAAGAACTCCATGCCGAAGCCTTGGTCCATTTCGTATTTGGCCCGGTAGGCCCAGGGGGTGCCGCGATGTTTGAATATGACTTGCCGAAAACGGTTCGTGGCCAGTGCCAACTGATTATTCAACTCATTCATGTCGACCTTTGTGATCTTTACCTGCTCTTCATCCGGGGGCAGCATTTGCTTGGTGCGACGGAGGTTCCAGCGATTGCTCTTAGGGTTCTTCGGTTCGGGGTAGTTCTTGGCGTGTTGGTCCATTGCCAGCAAGTATTGAAACAGCCGCACGCGATAGGCCAGGACCTGCGCCGCAGCTAGGTCGTAATTGGCCTTCCAGCGCTGCGAGGTCTCCGTGTCACGCAGATCTTTAATGCTGTCTAACGTTTTGTTTGCTTCGTTGAGCATGCCCATGGCGCGGAGTGCGCGGCCGAAATAGATTTTCGCTTCTTCGCGGAAACCTTCTTCGTCGCCCTGATACCAATGTTCGCGAATGTACAAGTCTTTGTCACGATGTGGATTGAGTTTGACGATCACATCCCAAATCGTGCGTCGAAATTCGCTTTCATTGCGATCCTGCGCATACTCGTTCCTGGACACCAGATCCGGTGCATATTCTCTTATCGCCTCAAAACGGAATTTCCGCTCCTCCCCATGTTGGGTCGTAACAAGATTTTCCTCTTCGCTGGGGAGGATGAAAAAGATTCCACCCGATTCCTTGGCCAGCCGGACCTGCTCGTAGGGGCCAAAGCCGGCGGATTGCGCGTCCCAGCGTCCGTGCAAACCATCATATTGCAACGATTCGGGATAAGCGGTTTCGGGGCCGCGGCGAATCTGCAGCCAATGCGTCAGCCCAAATTGCGAGTCCTTCCAACGCACTCGGGCATAGGGATACCCGAAGATCGATTCGCGGCCAAGAATGTAGCAAGGGGCACGGGCCTTTTTAGCCTTGACCAGCGTCAGGTCAAAGGCTTCCCCGTCATCTCCCGATTCATCCGAAACAATGACGAGGATCAATCGCCGATTGCCGCGATTGGCGATAGTCGAATACTTGTCGATGACGTATGAGATGGCGCCGCTCATATTTTCTTCGCCACTTTTGTCCACTTTGATATTGTTGATCGCCGCTTTGATCACGTTTTCATTGGAGGTTGGCTTTTTGGTCAGGTCTGTGATTCCTTTGCCAAAACTATGCATGGCTGTCAGAATTGGTGCGTCCTGATTTTTGGCAGCGCGCTTGCCCTGCTCTTCGACGATCCGCAGCTCTTCATAGATCTTATGGAATTCGTCACGAATCATCTTTTGGTCATTCTGCATGCTGTCGGACTCGTCAAACAGCCAGACGACCAGCAGCCCCTTCCCTTCACGCATCAGTCGTCGCAGCTCATCTGTCATACGGCTCATCGCCACGGGATAGCCTGAGACGGCAGCGCCGGTCTCGCCGTTCACTTCTCCTCCGTCCTCCAATTGGTCGCCCATCTCCTCAAAGCCTGGAAGCGGTGCCGGAATATTCGCCTGGAAATCGGTGTCCTTAGGCTTAGTGGTATCCTCGATCGACTTTCTCGCGTTATTATTGACTTCGTTACCGCCGATAGCGTCGGTCGCCACGCCGCCGGCTATGGCGGCCAGAGAGTTGGAGATTTCGGTCTCCGCATCTAAGGTGCTGTTGAACTCTGGCTGCTGACGCTCCTGTTCTTCAAACACCGTTTGAATGTCGATCTCTTCGATCTTTTGGACCACCGCATACTGCACCATAAAGAGTGCAGCCAAAATGAAAAGATGCACCGCCAAGGAGGTGATCAAAGCTGACGCTTCTCGTTTTTGACGCATGAGGGAATTCCGATCGTTTCGTTGTGCTGTATTTACGATTCCTGCCTGCGGCCGGGCATCGCGCGGGCATCCGTCTTTATCTCGATAAGAGACGCGGCGGCTTATCGCACGGGTATTCAATCACAGCCCTTTCGGTCCATCGCGTTGAAGTTGTTGGCGCTTCTTCTGTGCCGCTTCATCGCGCGGCGGTTGGTTTTCGCCTGCTTGACGCATGCGTTCTTCGATCTTGGCATAGCCCACACTGCGCTCAACCCATTGCCAACCAAGTGGCTGCGAAAGTTCGCGTTCGGCCAACAGGCTCCAAGGGGTATTGGGATGTTCGTCAATAATGCGTGTCAGATAGGTGCGCGCACGACCCGCTAGTTTTTTCACGCGGGCGCCGGAGATGATTTGGTCGGAGGGAATGAGCGCCCATTGATCGTTCTTGGGGTCGGAGAATTTACGCGGCTGGCCCTTCATTTCGGCCAGCACGGAGTTGTAACCTAAGCTGCGGACCTTCATGGCCAACGCGCGGCCAATCGCCAAATCATAACCGGCCTGCCAACGCGGCTCGCTAATCTTCTCGCGATCCGCTTCGCCGGTTTCCAAGATGCTCAAAATCTGATCCAACTGATAGGTCAGTTTGGCCATCGGTTTTTGGGATTCAGTCATCTGTTGCCGCAGGATGTTGTCGCTGTCGGCGCGGAACTCAGTTCGGGGGACGTTGATCTCGCCATCACGTTCGTTTTTCGTTAGGGCGGCGGCTTGCACCAATGCCATTTTGGCCTTGTTTTGTGACACGCGCCGATCGTATTCGGCACGGGATACGTAGTCGGGCCGATAGTTTCTCATGACTGCTTTGTCGAATTTGGCACCACCGGCGACGTCATCGGTAATCAAAAACAACCCGCCCGTTTCGGCGCTCAATCGCGTCAGGCCGTATGGTCCGTGTCCCGATGACAGCACCATGTTGCGATTCGATCCTCCCCAAAAACTGAGCCGCAACCGTTCCGCCATCGCTGTTTCCGGTCCTTGATGCACGGGAAACTGTTTGGTGGATTTATCGGGGTAGGTCCAGGTGACATATCCCAGCTCGCGGCCAAACCTAGAGGCGTTACCGATCGTATAGGTGCGGATGCCATACCGGCGATTGAATTTGATCACACTGTCCAGCAGTGCTTCGTCATCCCCCCGCTCATCGGTGACCACGACGATCATCACATTGTAACCGGCGCGTGTGCGATATTTGTAGTACTTTTGCGCTGCGTCGCGCACGGTGGCGTAAACGTTTTCGGTCCCCGATTCATCCATCACGATGTCACGTACAGCCTCAGTCATCTTGGCAATGTCGTCGACCGGTTTGTCCGTGATGAAGGTGTGTCTTTCGCCGAACGCAGCGACGACTGTTTTTAGTGGCGGGTCGTCTTGTTCGTGCAGTTGGCCCAATTGCGAATAGATACTTTGAAAACGATCGGCGATCGCTGTGCGTCGTTTTTTGAGCGAACCGGAGGCATCGAACAACCAAACCACGAGTGTCTTGCGCTCTTGCAACGACTGCCGGATTTCGGCCACCAACCGGTCCAGTGCTCCTTCGACACCGCCGACCATATCCGAAAATTCACCACTGACCTCAACCCGCTCAATCAAGTCCGCCATCGCGGGACTTTCAATCACATCCGGTAAGGTGAAATCGGCGTCATCGAGTTCCTTGAGCTGCTCATCCAGATTCGTCTTTGGATTCTGCCCCGACATCGCGGCCATCGCTGCCGAGTTGGCTTGAGACTGCATATCGGAATCATTTCCGATGGCGTCGGCCTGTATCACGGTTTCAAATTCACGTCGCGGCTCCGGTTGATCGAACGTACTCTCGATTTCGGCCGCTTTGAATTCCTGGGTGGCGACATAAGTGACGCTGCCCAAGAGCAGCATCAGTCCAAAATGAAATGCGAGACTGGCGATCCAAGCGCGGGCGCTTTTGCCGCGGGGAAGACGCCATTTTGAGCGGGAATAAGCCGGACCGCTCTTTGTAGCGGAAGCCGTCCCTGGGGGATCAGCCGCACGGACGTTTAGCGTGCTTTGCGTCACAGCCAACTCCAATTACCCGAACGAACTGCGCCGCCCGACTGACCCTTCGAGAAACGCGGTCTCTTTAAGAGATGAACAACTGTTTGCAGTCTACCATACCCCGATGCGGTTGCAAAGAAGAGGTCCAGAGAGCGTGTTGCCTGGGTTACCACACGTCGGCTGCAGCAACTCCTTGTGCGGCAGCCAATTCTGTGGTTTTGGGGCGGCATTCCAGCCCCAGAAAGTCGCGGTAACCTAAGTCGTACGCTTCCTTCAACACACGATTGTAATGGATCTCGCCTGTCCCCGGTTCATTGCGACCGGGGGTGTCGGCCAACTGCAGATATCCGATCTGCCCTGCTTTCATCCCTTCCCGCAAATGCCCACACAAGTCCCCTTCGGTGATTTGCATGTGGTACAGGTCCCAATTGATCTTCACGTGCGGCGATCCGACTTCGTTGCAGATATGAATCGACGGCGGGCTGCCATACAGGCAATGCCCTTTGTGATC
Coding sequences within it:
- the rpsM gene encoding 30S ribosomal protein S13 yields the protein MPRIQGVDIPNDKPVYISLTYLYGVGRASAINICYTLGLDLHAKAKDLTEDDITRIAHLLEKDYLTEGQLRRKVQQDIARLRDIGCYRGLRHRRGLPARGQRTKTNARTRKGVRKTVAGKKGVKDR
- the rpsK gene encoding 30S ribosomal protein S11 — protein: MAKSKRRKVRRNVTRAVAHIKATFNNTTVTVTDVNGDVLCWATAGTSGFKGSRKSTPFAAQRAAETCAERAAKFGVKEIEVRVKGPGSGRESAITGLQSSGLTIKAIEDVTPLPHNGCRPPKRRRV
- a CDS encoding DNA-directed RNA polymerase subunit alpha, which gives rise to MRIRWRGLELPSKVCPELDVASPTYGKFVAEPFERGFGVTIGNSLRRILLSSLEGAALTKVKIQGVQHEFTTIPGVVEDVTDVVLNLKSLVLKNHSGDTKTLRIERHERGVVTGADIITDETVDVISKDMVIATMTDDVPLVMELTAQTGRGYVSASEQYEMETEVGVIPLDALYSPVVRVRYKIEDTRVGQKTNYDKLILEIWTDGTVTPEMALVEAAKILRKHLNPFVTYREPGPELPPDASLKQMMEATGYAPVDTELEEKLNQSLAELNLSVRATNCLESEGINTVRDLVSRTEDQLLQVRNFGETTLTEVRERLDAINLRLGMRVPQGAPGMPAGM
- a CDS encoding putative metallopeptidase; its protein translation is MANRGFDFSWAMEQLCRDIVGRLDEFSHVRMDQVAVTFAQARRRVPYGLQAKLTPMRFEGGSLTTSRYGREWTVQRLYDHSGENEYLYILTFYLPRFLDHDFREKMITIVHELHHISPHFDGDIRRHSGRYHVHSHSQKEYDAMCARLVDQYLKQKPPAAQHKFLKTDFRKLAKQHGGVVGIRLPVPKLIPLRESA
- a CDS encoding ATP-grasp domain-containing protein, producing the protein MLGKLEQHNIQVPMPTTWVIGLDDEIPNDLTFPLFVRTPKSSWKRGGQQSKVADLKELKDEAQLLRRSFGWDKPIIARQWLDIAVAGHWMYGDVPQEIRTWIIDGEPVAWSFHYLDAVAEPNGFPPTTRDLRQLKAMAASIAGPFRSRLIAADFVRDVRGEWCFIEAGPGAVAGTAHEKVFKYVARRLIGEMPAAPKSIVGGAF
- a CDS encoding cation diffusion facilitator family transporter, which translates into the protein MPTIKINNNVDPHREFPDPVGLPETVDLARATRTSRLVGVSTIGVVVRLMIIGIELAGFWVWGYSVLLVDAVASLADVVASVAIIIAIKIAERPPDEDHPFGHGRFEPLAGMQMGILICMLGGGVIGQQFFAVFTEAPAGNVNVWVAAIPLAAAVIFELICRMILRIGRREHSTALISEAYHYRVDGITSLLAAVGLLVASAIPQFSNLVDHIGAMLLAAIMLGLGATAVWQNVHQLLDRVPDSEWFRRVRTSAEKVEGVLDVEKVRMQCAGPDAHVDIDIEVDPRQTVSEAHVITQHVRAQIQTDWPAVRDVVVHVEPYFDGDH
- a CDS encoding DUF1573 domain-containing protein gives rise to the protein MTVRYSRAKMKLALATALIPLVCSIAAHASAPLARPFAVNPSPASLAFTQYLVDKGLVDPTAEENARYGFVNRGNTPVIMTKISVSCGCLKPEVIVGDQRFRPNDKDELLLPIPPGEQGMILLRVLMANQEPGNHEYTVTVETRPARSKESQSTDLAFQLRVPDRGVTVRPASMVLYHNGGRIEEQSITVTDMRPDHFRVEGVSCDSDLVQLRLEDAVADENGFRRIPVKLAVSDQVPSGKHVTVVRIFTDDPEYPELRVPLWIYGPQQPNAQISTGDAPTKH
- a CDS encoding bile acid:sodium symporter family protein, which produces MKQFFIKKWFLVGLAVTITSGILYGWQRPQGIESLTEFVHPRWLTGFVLFLMSITLDSRQLRASFRAPAPVLLAVGLNYLVVPTAAWALMSIQLSEDFRFGLMIAGSVPCTMAAASVWTRKARGNDAVSLLVTMSTNAICFIVTPLWLNMAIPTGAAHLDAWEMVRRLVETVLIPCSVGQLLRQRGVVADFATRAKTVLGVVAQSFVLVLVLFAALKSGRNLAVTNAHVSLLAVAVVWASCVGIHTTVLFAGRYFSGKLGITEADGKAVAISGSQKTLPIGVYIATDPAMFGAFPFAVFPMLMYHASQLFVDTAVADRWAAEADVTESIVATEK
- a CDS encoding vWA domain-containing protein gives rise to the protein MRQKREASALITSLAVHLFILAALFMVQYAVVQKIEEIDIQTVFEEQERQQPEFNSTLDAETEISNSLAAIAGGVATDAIGGNEVNNNARKSIEDTTKPKDTDFQANIPAPLPGFEEMGDQLEDGGEVNGETGAAVSGYPVAMSRMTDELRRLMREGKGLLVVWLFDESDSMQNDQKMIRDEFHKIYEELRIVEEQGKRAAKNQDAPILTAMHSFGKGITDLTKKPTSNENVIKAAINNIKVDKSGEENMSGAISYVIDKYSTIANRGNRRLILVIVSDESGDDGEAFDLTLVKAKKARAPCYILGRESIFGYPYARVRWKDSQFGLTHWLQIRRGPETAYPESLQYDGLHGRWDAQSAGFGPYEQVRLAKESGGIFFILPSEEENLVTTQHGEERKFRFEAIREYAPDLVSRNEYAQDRNESEFRRTIWDVIVKLNPHRDKDLYIREHWYQGDEEGFREEAKIYFGRALRAMGMLNEANKTLDSIKDLRDTETSQRWKANYDLAAAQVLAYRVRLFQYLLAMDQHAKNYPEPKNPKSNRWNLRRTKQMLPPDEEQVKITKVDMNELNNQLALATNRFRQVIFKHRGTPWAYRAKYEMDQGFGMEFFETFRDPRYDEVTVELPKQ